One window of the Sphaerochaeta associata genome contains the following:
- a CDS encoding NADH:ubiquinone reductase (Na(+)-transporting) subunit D, producing MAKNQLRKTFLEPLGKNNPVFVQILGICSTLAVTNKLQNTLVMTLGVMFTTALSSWTISLMRNHIPSRIRMMVETMVIATFVIIVDIVLKAFYPEMWKQLGPYVGLIITNCIVMGRVEAFALQNKPMLSLIDGLSSGLGYAYVLLAIAFVRELLGTGSLWGFKILGDWWTNWAIMIMPPGGFFVLAILIWIIRETIMKEAEHA from the coding sequence ATGGCAAAGAACCAACTACGTAAAACCTTTTTGGAACCACTTGGGAAGAACAACCCCGTGTTCGTCCAGATATTGGGCATTTGCTCCACCCTCGCAGTCACAAACAAGTTGCAGAACACATTGGTCATGACCCTCGGGGTTATGTTCACCACCGCTCTCTCCAGCTGGACCATCTCGTTGATGCGCAACCACATACCGTCAAGAATCCGTATGATGGTCGAGACCATGGTCATCGCAACCTTTGTCATCATCGTCGATATCGTACTCAAGGCTTTTTACCCGGAGATGTGGAAACAGCTTGGACCCTATGTCGGCCTGATCATCACCAACTGCATCGTCATGGGCCGTGTCGAGGCGTTTGCACTGCAGAACAAGCCGATGCTTTCACTCATCGACGGCCTCTCTTCCGGTCTTGGATACGCGTATGTACTGCTTGCCATCGCATTCGTCCGTGAGCTGCTTGGAACCGGAAGCCTCTGGGGCTTTAAAATTCTAGGTGACTGGTGGACAAACTGGGCGATTATGATCATGCCCCCGGGAGGATTCTTCGTCCTTGCCATCCTGATCTGGATCATTCGCGAAACGATCATGAAGGAGGCCGAACATGCATGA
- a CDS encoding NADH:ubiquinone reductase (Na(+)-transporting) subunit E: MHDALLPFAVFFASIFTGNILLTNYLGTCSFLSVSKEMKTSVGLGIAVIFVMATTTPLNWLVYEYLLLPFGLEYLRFIVFIIVIAAFVQLTEMTIERYSEPLYQSLGIFLPLITVNCAILGVSLFMVIREYSFFTSFLFGLGSGIGWFVAIIAMAGIRVKLKNAKVPPALEGPGITLIIAGFMAMAFMGFSGMIAVS; the protein is encoded by the coding sequence ATGCATGACGCTCTACTGCCTTTCGCCGTATTCTTCGCCTCGATTTTCACCGGCAACATCCTGTTGACCAACTATCTGGGTACCTGTTCGTTCCTATCGGTATCCAAAGAGATGAAAACCTCGGTGGGGTTGGGAATCGCCGTCATTTTTGTCATGGCCACCACCACACCGCTGAACTGGCTTGTATATGAGTATCTGCTGCTGCCCTTCGGGCTTGAGTACCTGCGCTTCATCGTTTTCATCATCGTCATCGCCGCCTTCGTGCAACTCACCGAGATGACCATCGAACGATACAGCGAGCCGCTTTACCAATCGTTGGGAATATTTCTGCCTCTGATCACCGTCAACTGCGCGATCCTGGGCGTCAGCTTGTTCATGGTCATCCGAGAGTACTCGTTCTTTACCTCATTCCTGTTCGGGCTGGGCAGCGGCATCGGCTGGTTTGTCGCCATCATCGCCATGGCAGGCATCCGGGTGAAGTTGAAGAACGCCAAGGTTCCTCCCGCTCTGGAAGGACCTGGCATCACCTTGATAATCGCTGGATTCATGGCCATGGCTTTCATGGGTTTCTCCGGCATGATCGCCGTATCATAA
- a CDS encoding NADH:ubiquinone reductase (Na(+)-transporting) subunit F — MVTTLLISIAIISLISVFLALLMVIADATIGNYGVVKISINDGTKELEVKGGQPLLKALNQEGVFIPSACGGRGSCGLCKVRVVQGGGEYLPTELPFISEDEKKQQVRLSCQFKVKSDVAIVIPEELFSVKEFKTKVERIRDLTHDIKEVTLRLKDGESITPKAGQYIQFMVPEYENSDESVYRAYSIASPPNDNTRVELEIRLVPNGICTTYVHKFLKEGDEVTINGPYGDFYLRNSERNIICIAGGSGMAPIKSILLDMVDKGIDRKTMYFFGARSKRDLFLLDEMRELEQRLPNFTFVPALSEPAPEDNWEGEVGLITDVVRRMVKDGPNSEAYLCGSPGMINACMTVLTELNVAEENIFYDKFS; from the coding sequence ATGGTGACTACACTTCTGATCAGCATCGCCATCATCAGTCTCATCTCGGTCTTCCTCGCCCTGTTGATGGTCATAGCCGATGCCACCATCGGCAATTACGGGGTCGTAAAGATTTCCATCAACGATGGGACCAAAGAGCTGGAGGTAAAGGGCGGCCAACCGCTGCTCAAGGCATTGAACCAGGAAGGGGTGTTCATCCCTTCGGCCTGCGGCGGTCGAGGTTCCTGCGGCCTCTGCAAGGTTCGAGTGGTCCAAGGGGGTGGAGAGTACCTTCCCACCGAGCTTCCATTCATCAGCGAGGATGAGAAAAAGCAGCAGGTAAGACTATCCTGCCAGTTCAAGGTGAAGTCTGATGTCGCCATCGTCATTCCCGAGGAGCTGTTCTCGGTCAAGGAGTTCAAGACAAAGGTTGAGCGCATCCGCGACCTCACCCATGACATCAAGGAAGTTACACTTCGCCTTAAGGATGGAGAATCCATCACACCAAAGGCAGGCCAATACATCCAGTTCATGGTGCCTGAGTATGAAAACTCCGATGAGAGCGTATACCGCGCCTACTCCATCGCCTCGCCTCCGAATGACAACACCCGTGTCGAGCTTGAGATTCGTCTCGTGCCAAACGGTATCTGCACCACGTATGTTCATAAATTCCTCAAGGAAGGCGATGAAGTCACGATCAATGGTCCGTATGGGGATTTCTACCTTCGCAATTCAGAACGCAACATCATCTGCATTGCCGGCGGATCGGGTATGGCTCCCATCAAGTCCATCCTGCTCGATATGGTGGACAAGGGAATCGACCGCAAGACGATGTACTTCTTCGGCGCACGTTCCAAGCGCGACCTTTTCCTGCTCGATGAGATGCGTGAACTTGAACAACGTCTGCCCAATTTCACCTTTGTGCCCGCCTTGAGCGAGCCGGCGCCGGAAGACAACTGGGAAGGCGAGGTCGGACTTATCACCGATGTGGTCAGGCGCATGGTCAAGGACGGGCCGAACAGCGAGGCGTACCTGTGCGGAAGTCCGGGAATGATCAACGCCTGCATGACCGTTCTCACTGAGCTGAACGTCGCAGAGGAAAACATTTTCTACGATAAATTCTCATAA